TAGGAAACACCGCCACAATATTTTGTTGTGTACGACCAGACCATTCTTGGTTAGATTTTTTAGATTCTTTTTCTACTAATACTTCTACAGTTGTATTTAGAAACTGTTTAGTCCTAAACTCGCTATGTTTAAGTTGTAGTGCTATAATTTCGCTAAGACGTCTACTTTTAGTTTTTTCAGGAACATCATCTTCAAATTTACGTTCTGCTAAAGTTCCTGGTCTTTCAGAATACGTAAACATATAACCAAAATTATATTTTACATACTCCATTAGGCTTAAGGTGTCTTGGTGGTCTTCTTCTGTTTCTGTTGGGAAGCCCGTAATCATGTCTTGGCTAATAACGCAATTCGGAATAATTTTTCTAATATTATCTATTAAGGTAAAATATTCTTCACGAGTGTGTAAGCGATTCATCGCTTTTAATATCCTATTACTTCCACTTTGTACAGGTAAATGTATGTGGTTACAAATATTATCATGCTTAGCCATCATTTGTATCACTTCAAGATGCATATCTTGTGGATTAGAAGTGCTAAAACGAATACGCATTTTTGGTTGCGCAGTAGCACATAGTTCTAAAAGTTTTGCGAAATCTGTTGCAGTTGCTTTTTCAAAATCAGAAGCTTTGTCAAAATCTTTTTTCATACCACCACCATACCAAAGGTAGCTGTCTACGTTTTGACCTAATAATGTTATTTCTTTATAGTCTTTAGACCAAAGATCATTAATTTCTTCAATAATACTTTGTGGATCACGACTACGTTCTCTTCCTCTTGTAAACGGAACAACGCAAAACGTACACATATTATCACAACCTCTAGTTATAGAGACAAGTGCTGTAACACCATTGGTGTTTAAACGTACAGGACTGATGTCTCCATAAGTTTCTTCTTTAGATAGTACAACGTTTATAGCATCATGACCACCTTCAACTTCTGCAATTAAGTTAGGAAGGTCTTTATAAGCATCTGGACCTACAACTAGGTCTACTATTTTTTCTTCATCTAAAAATTTACTTTTTAAACGTTCTGCCATACAGCCTAGAACACCAACCTTCATTTTAGGATTAATGTCTCGCTTTATAGCGTTATATTTTTCTAGTCTTTTTCGTACTGTAACTTCAGCCTTGTCTCTAATAGAGCAAGTGTTGACT
This portion of the Olleya sp. Bg11-27 genome encodes:
- the miaB gene encoding tRNA (N6-isopentenyl adenosine(37)-C2)-methylthiotransferase MiaB is translated as MEKTIDENKQGETLVIAKNDKNTKKLFIESYGCAMNFSDSEIVASILQNEGFNTTQNLEEADLVLVNTCSIRDKAEVTVRKRLEKYNAIKRDINPKMKVGVLGCMAERLKSKFLDEEKIVDLVVGPDAYKDLPNLIAEVEGGHDAINVVLSKEETYGDISPVRLNTNGVTALVSITRGCDNMCTFCVVPFTRGRERSRDPQSIIEEINDLWSKDYKEITLLGQNVDSYLWYGGGMKKDFDKASDFEKATATDFAKLLELCATAQPKMRIRFSTSNPQDMHLEVIQMMAKHDNICNHIHLPVQSGSNRILKAMNRLHTREEYFTLIDNIRKIIPNCVISQDMITGFPTETEEDHQDTLSLMEYVKYNFGYMFTYSERPGTLAERKFEDDVPEKTKSRRLSEIIALQLKHSEFRTKQFLNTTVEVLVEKESKKSNQEWSGRTQQNIVAVFPKGDYNIGDFVNVTVTDCTKATLIGKAIGKSINN